Proteins encoded in a region of the Orcinus orca chromosome X, mOrcOrc1.1, whole genome shotgun sequence genome:
- the RPL36A gene encoding 60S ribosomal protein L36a, translating to MVVPTDSHEEARPETSYILPFPAGPLSFRADSALANMVNVPKTRRTFCKKCGKHQPHKVTQYKKGKDSLYAQGKRRYDRKQSGYGGQTKPIFRKKAKTTKKIVLRLECVEPNCRSKRMLAIKRCKHFELGGDKKRKGQVIQF from the exons ATGGTCGTTCCCACCGACTCCCATGAGGAAGCGCGACCAGAAACCTCCTATATACTTCCGTTTCCGGCCGGGCCTCTCTCTTTCCGTGCCGATAGCGCTCTCGCAAACATG GTGAACGTTCCTAAAACCCGCCGGACTTTCTGTAAGAAGTGCGGCAAGCACCAACCCCACAAAGTGACACAGTACAAGAAGGGCAAGGATTCTCTGTATGCCCAGG GAAAGCGGCGTTATGACAGGAAGCAGAGTGGCTATGGTGGGCAGACTAAGCCGATTTTCCGGAAAAAG gctAAAACTACAAAGAAGATTGTGCTGAGGCTTGAATGTGTTGAGCCGAACTGCAGATCTAAGAGAATGCTGGCTATTAAGAGATGCAAGCATTTTGAGCTGGGAGGAGATAAGAAGAGAAAG GGCCAAGTGATCCAGTTCTGA
- the GLA gene encoding alpha-galactosidase A — MMTATVKLVSRVRRLGCVLAFCFLALFLWGLPGARALDNGLAMTPTMGWLHWERFMCNVNCQEEPDSCVSEKLFLQIAEIMASDGWKDVGYEYLCIDDCWMAPERDSEGRLQADPKRFPGGIRRLANYVHSKGLKLGIYADVGNKTCAGFPGSFGYYDIDAKTFADWGVDLLKFDGCYCDSIKHLADGYKHMSLALNRTGRSIVYSCEWPLYMWPIFKPNYTEIREYCNHWRNFADVYDSWQSIRSILDWTTSNQESIVPVAGPGGWNDPDMLVIGNFGLSRDQQITQMALWAIMAAPLLMSNDLRHICLEAKALLQDKDVIAINQDPLGKQGYRLRKEDNFEVWERPLSNLAWAVAMVNLQEIGGPRSYTISVTSLGQGLACNPDCLITQLLPVKRKLGFYEWTSSLKTQVNPTGTVLLRLERAS, encoded by the exons ATGATGACAGCGACGGTGAAGCTGGTGAGCAGAGTCCGGCGGCTGGGCTGCGTGCTGGCCTTTTGCTTCCTGGCCCTGTTTCTCTGGGGGCTCCCTGGGGCCCGGGCCCTCGACAATGGCTTGGCGATGACCCCTACCATGGGCTGGCTGCACTGGGAGCGCTTCATGTGCAACGTGAACTGCCAAGAAGAGCCGGATTCCTGTGTCAG TGAGAAGCTCTTTCTGCAGATAGCTGAGATCATGGCCTCAGATGGCTGGAAGGATGTAGGCTATGAGTACCTCTGCATTGATGACTGTTGGATGGCTCCCGAAAGAGATTCAGAAGGCAGACTTCAGGCAGACCCTAAACGCTTTCCTGGTGGGATCCGCCGCCTCGCTAATTAT GTCCATAGCAAAGGACTCAAGCTAGGGATTTATGCAGATGTTGGAAATAAAACCTGTGCAGGCTTCCCTGGGAGTTTTGGATACTATGACATTGATGCCAAGACCTTTGCTGACTGGGGAGTAGATCTGCTAAAATTTGACGGTTGTTACTGTGACAGTATAAAACATTTGGCAGATG GTTATAAGCACATGTCCTTGGCCCTGAACAGGACTGGCAGAAGCATTGTGTACTCCTGTGAGTGGCCCCTTTATATGTGGCCCATTTTTAAG CCCAATTACACAGAAATCCGAGAGTACTGCAATCACTGGAGAAATTTTGCTGATGTTTATGATTCTTGGCAAAGTATAAGGAGTATCTTGGACTGGACAACTTCTAACCAGGAGAGCATTGTTCCTGTCGCAGGACCAGGAGGTTGGAATGATCCAGATATG TTGGTGATTGGCAACTTTGGCCTCAGCCGGGATCAGCAAATAACTCAGATGGCCCTCTGGGCTATCATGGCAGCTCCATTACTCATGTCCAATGACCTCCGACACATCTGCCTTGAAGCCAAAGCCCTTCTTCAGGATAAGGATGTAATTGCCATCAACCAGGACCCCTTGGGCAAGCAGGGGTACCGGCTTAGAAAG GAGGACAACTTTGAGGTGTGGGAACGCCCTCTCTCTAACTTAGCCTGGGCTGTGGCTATGGTAAACCTGCAGGAGATTGGTGGACCTCGTTCTTACACAATCTCTGTTACTTCCCTGGGTCAAGGACTGGCCTGTAATCCTGACTGTCTGATCACGCAGCTCCTCCCTGTGAAGAGGAAGCTTGGGTTTTATGAATGGACTTCAAGTTTAAAAACTCAAGTAAATCCCACAGGTACTGTTTTGCTTAGGCTAGAAAGAGCAAGCTAG
- the HNRNPH2 gene encoding heterogeneous nuclear ribonucleoprotein H2: MMLSTEGREGFVVKVRGLPWSCSADEVMRFFSDCKIQNGTSGIRFIYTREGRPSGEAFVELESEDEVKLALKKDRETMGHRYVEVFKSNSVEMDWVLKHTGPNSPDTANDGFVRLRGLPFGCSKEEIVQFFSGLEIVPNGMTLPVDFQGRSTGEAFVQFASQEIAEKALKKHKERIGHRYIEIFKSSRAEVRTHYDPPRKLMAMQRPGPYDRPGAGRGYNSIGRGAGFERMRRGAYGGGYGGYDDYGGYNDGYGFGSDRFGRDLNYCFSGMSDHRYGDGGSSFQSTTGHCVHMRGLPYRATENDIYNFFSPLNPMRVHIEIGPDGRVTGEADVEFATHEDAVAAMAKDKANMQHRYVELFLNSTAGTSGGAYDHSYVELFLNSTAGASGGAYGSQMMGGMGISNQSSYGGPASQQLSGGYGGGYGGQSSMSGYDQVLQENSSDYQSNLA, from the coding sequence ATGATGCTGAGCACAGAAGGCAGGGAGGGGTTCGTGGTGAAGGTCAGGGGCCTGCCCTGGTCCTGCTCAGCTGATGAAGTGATGCGCTTCTTCTCCGATTGCAAAATCCAAAATGGCACATCAGGTATTCGTTTCATCTACACCAGAGAAGGCAGACCAAGTGGTGAAGCGTTTGTCGAACTTGAGTCCGAAGATGAAGTGAAATTGGCTCTGAAGAAGGACAGAGAAACCATGGGACACAGATACGTTGAAGTGTTCAAGTCCAACAGTGTTGAAATGGATTGGGTGTTGAAGCATACAGGTCCAAATAGTCCTGATACTGCCAATGATGGCTTCGTCCGGCTTAGAGGACTCCCATTTGGCTGTAGCAAGGAAGAGATTGTTCAGTTCTTTTCTGGGTTGGAAATTGTGCCAAATGGGATGACACTGCCGGTGGACTTTCAGGGGCGGAGCACAGGGGAGGCCTTTGTGCAGTTTGCTTCACAGGAGATAGCTGAAAAGGCCTTaaagaaacacaaggaaagaaTAGGGCACAGGTACATTGAAATCTTCAAGAGTAGCCGAGCTGAAGTGCGAACCCACTACGATCCCCCTCGAAAGCTCATGGCTATGCAGCGGCCGGGTCCCTATGATAggccaggggctggcagggggTATAATAGCATTGGCAGAGGGGCTGGGTTTGAAAGGATGAGGCGGGGTGCCTATGGTGGAGGGTATGGAGGCTATGATGACTATGGTGGCTATAATGATGGGTATGGCTTTGGGTCTGATAGATTTGGAAGAGACCTCAATTACTGTTTTTCAGGAATGTCTGATCATAGATATGGAGATGGTGGGTCCAGTTTTCAGAGCACCACAGGGCACTGTGTACACATGAGGGGATTACCTTACAGAGCCACTGAGAAtgatatttacaattttttctcACCTCTTAACCCCATGAGAGTACACATTGAAATTGGACCCGATGGCAGAGTTACTGGTGAGGCAGATGTTGAATTTGCTACTCATGAAGATGCTGTGGCAGCTATGGCAAAAGACAAAGCTAACATGCAACACAGATACGTGGAGCTCTTCTTGAATTCTACCGCAGGCACAAGTGGGGGTGCTTATGATCACAGCTACGTAGAGCTCTTTTTGAATTCTACAGCAGGGGCAAGTGGTGGTGCTTATGGTAGCCAAATGATGGGAGGGATGGGCATATCCAACCAGTCTAGTTACGGAGGTCCTGCTAGCCAGCAGCTGAGTGGTGGTTACGGAGGTGGTTATGGTGGTCAGAGCAGTATGAGTGGATATGACCAAGTTCTGCAGGAAAACTCCAGTGACTATCAATCAAACCTCGCTTAG